From the genome of SAR202 cluster bacterium, one region includes:
- a CDS encoding asparaginase yields the protein MSFLHKSVKSDKEVDMKQELPNVHIIATGGTISGIGANRLDYTQYSDTGNRYTIEQLIGRIPEVQNIANLTYENLLATGSTNITPIDWLVIAERANTLLQEGIDGIVITHGTATLEETAYFLNLTVKSNKPVVLTGAMRPPSSMSTDADINLLDAIRIASSKNASNMGVMGVLNNQIHSAREIIKMNTLRVDTFQSNDLGFLGFVDSDGQVIFYRNSTKTHTYQSEFSTQGLNQLPRVDIVVAYSGGDGLLIEAVKKNESQGLILAGFGSGTLPTVMKDSALQLVKDGIPVVLASRSIMGRIVLTEKFRDEGFITCDNLSPQKARILLMLSLLQTSDTQKIRDLFEKY from the coding sequence ATGAGTTTTCTACACAAAAGTGTAAAATCAGACAAGGAGGTAGATATGAAACAAGAATTACCAAATGTACATATTATTGCTACAGGGGGAACAATATCTGGTATTGGTGCTAATCGACTGGATTATACTCAATATTCCGATACGGGAAATCGTTATACAATTGAACAACTTATAGGACGTATTCCTGAAGTGCAAAACATTGCAAATTTAACCTACGAGAATTTATTAGCTACTGGTAGTACCAATATTACTCCTATAGATTGGCTGGTCATTGCTGAACGTGCAAATACACTTTTACAAGAGGGAATTGACGGTATTGTTATTACGCACGGCACAGCTACTTTAGAAGAAACAGCATATTTTTTAAATCTTACAGTCAAGTCTAATAAACCAGTTGTGTTAACTGGCGCTATGAGGCCGCCATCATCCATGAGTACAGATGCAGATATTAATTTACTTGATGCAATACGTATAGCTTCCAGTAAAAATGCTTCAAATATGGGTGTAATGGGAGTATTAAATAATCAAATTCATTCGGCAAGGGAAATCATTAAAATGAACACCTTACGTGTCGACACTTTCCAATCTAATGATCTAGGGTTTTTGGGTTTTGTAGATTCAGATGGACAAGTAATTTTTTATCGTAATTCAACAAAAACTCATACTTACCAGAGTGAGTTTAGTACTCAGGGGTTAAATCAATTGCCAAGAGTTGATATTGTCGTAGCTTATTCTGGCGGTGATGGTTTATTGATTGAAGCTGTGAAAAAAAATGAATCTCAAGGACTAATTCTAGCTGGTTTTGGCTCTGGAACATTGCCAACTGTAATGAAAGATTCTGCTCTTCAATTGGTCAAAGATGGTATTCCAGTAGTATTGGCATCTCGGTCTATTATGGGTAGGATCGTACTTACAGAAAAATTTAGAGATGAAGGCTTTATTACTTGTGATAATTTGTCACCTCAAAAAGCTCGAATATTACTAATGTTAAGCTTATTACAAACAAGTGATACACAAAAAATTAGAGATTTATTTGAAAAATATTAG
- a CDS encoding dienelactone hydrolase family protein: protein MGNIQSEIVEMNINGVSAEGYMSKPTDLESKAPGIVVIQEWWGLDDHIKSITERFAEQGFLAIAPDLFHGSVTTEPDEAMKLTQAMDQARAREEIDACVSYLQNNGDSTGKVGIVGYCLGGGLSIQSACENSNISACNIYYGGNPDLDSVKNLQAPVLGIYAENDQRITSNVPELEKALNDNGVVNEIIIYPNVDHAFFNDTNLPVYNKEAAESAWSKTLTFFSENLR from the coding sequence ATGGGTAATATACAATCAGAAATAGTAGAAATGAATATAAATGGAGTTTCAGCAGAAGGATATATGAGCAAACCTACCGATTTGGAATCCAAGGCTCCGGGCATTGTAGTTATACAAGAATGGTGGGGCCTCGATGACCATATAAAAAGTATTACTGAAAGATTTGCAGAGCAAGGATTTCTTGCTATAGCCCCGGATTTATTCCATGGTAGTGTTACAACTGAACCTGATGAAGCAATGAAATTAACTCAAGCAATGGATCAGGCCCGCGCAAGAGAAGAAATAGATGCCTGTGTTTCTTATCTACAAAATAACGGAGACTCTACAGGGAAAGTAGGTATTGTTGGCTATTGTTTAGGTGGTGGACTCTCTATACAAAGTGCTTGTGAAAATAGCAATATTTCTGCTTGTAATATTTATTATGGTGGTAACCCAGACTTGGATTCTGTAAAAAATTTGCAAGCCCCAGTTTTGGGTATTTATGCTGAAAATGATCAACGTATAACTTCTAATGTGCCAGAGTTAGAAAAAGCATTGAATGATAACGGAGTTGTTAATGAAATAATTATATATCCTAATGTTGACCATGCTTTTTTTAATGATACTAACCTACCGGTTTATAACAAAGAAGCCGCTGAGTCGGCTTGGTCTAAAACATTAACATTTTTCTCTGAAAATTTACGTTGA
- a CDS encoding enoyl-CoA hydratase/isomerase family protein translates to MSFWRQKLEFENIKFEHKNKIAIITLNRPESLNAMNSDLRLEIVQAMEEVENNQDICAVIFTGEGRAFSAGGDIKEQVKVAAMTDEERIAHREKIKKASNFSWLIANSRKPTIGAINGIAFGGAALLSSTFDIRVGSEKTSFRYLAATYGQANSTWSLPMVVGMAKAKELMFTGREVKADEAFQIGLLNHLVAPDEVMPKSLEIAELIAAGHANMIQGIKTLLHEGTKIGYEDRLHLERDALGSWMKPVDPRDGFVDFLSTRKSK, encoded by the coding sequence ATTTCTTTTTGGAGGCAAAAATTGGAATTTGAAAACATTAAATTTGAACATAAAAATAAAATTGCAATTATTACGTTAAACAGGCCTGAATCACTAAATGCAATGAATTCAGACTTGAGGCTTGAAATAGTACAAGCAATGGAAGAAGTAGAAAACAATCAAGATATATGTGCAGTCATATTTACAGGTGAAGGTAGAGCTTTCTCTGCTGGTGGAGATATCAAAGAACAAGTAAAAGTTGCAGCTATGACCGACGAAGAAAGAATTGCTCATAGAGAAAAAATTAAAAAAGCAAGTAACTTTAGTTGGCTAATCGCAAATAGCAGAAAACCAACTATTGGTGCAATTAATGGAATTGCATTTGGGGGAGCAGCCTTACTATCCTCTACGTTTGATATCAGAGTTGGATCAGAAAAAACTAGTTTTAGATATCTAGCAGCAACCTATGGGCAAGCAAATTCAACTTGGAGCCTACCTATGGTAGTAGGTATGGCCAAGGCGAAAGAACTTATGTTTACCGGAAGAGAAGTTAAAGCTGATGAAGCTTTTCAAATTGGTTTACTAAATCATTTAGTCGCACCAGATGAAGTAATGCCTAAATCTCTCGAGATTGCAGAACTAATAGCTGCTGGACATGCAAATATGATACAAGGAATAAAAACACTTCTTCATGAGGGTACCAAAATAGGTTATGAAGACAGATTACATTTGGAAAGAGATGCTCTTGGAAGCTGGATGAAACCAGTAGATCCAAGAGATGGTTTTGTCGATTTTCTTTCAACAAGAAAATCAAAATAA
- a CDS encoding DNA-3-methyladenine glycosylase 2 family protein produces MKDWEIIKTHLIKADEKMESLIHQFGISPFATQEKKKINLFDNLISSIVSQQLSTKVARTIKDRLYSLGEMSEFTPDFLIQTPTEDLRMCGLSYAKCRSMKEISEVLIKRPDYLTSLYDKSNEFIIEKLIKLRGIGIWTAEMFQMFSLQRQDIFSHRDAGLIKGIRIVYFDKEKAELEEIEKITSKWKPYRSIGSWYMWQVANNEPPINKK; encoded by the coding sequence ATGAAAGATTGGGAAATTATAAAAACTCATTTGATAAAAGCAGATGAGAAAATGGAATCTCTCATACATCAATTTGGTATATCTCCCTTCGCAACACAAGAAAAAAAGAAAATTAATCTCTTTGATAATTTAATAAGTTCAATTGTATCTCAACAATTATCAACAAAAGTTGCTCGTACAATAAAAGACCGATTATATTCTTTAGGAGAAATGTCAGAATTTACTCCAGATTTCTTGATACAAACTCCCACTGAAGATTTAAGAATGTGTGGATTATCATATGCGAAATGTAGAAGTATGAAAGAAATATCTGAGGTTCTCATTAAAAGGCCAGATTACCTTACTTCCCTCTATGATAAATCTAATGAATTTATAATTGAAAAGCTCATTAAATTACGAGGAATTGGTATTTGGACTGCAGAAATGTTTCAAATGTTTTCATTACAAAGGCAGGATATATTTTCTCATAGAGATGCAGGACTAATTAAAGGAATAAGAATAGTCTATTTTGATAAAGAAAAAGCAGAATTGGAAGAAATCGAAAAAATTACTTCCAAATGGAAGCCGTATCGTTCTATTGGGTCATGGTACATGTGGCAAGTGGCCAATAATGAACCACCTATAAATAAAAAATAG
- a CDS encoding CoA transferase: MSSEKKGPLVGIKVIDFTHVLAGPFGSMILSDLGAEVVNIAKVDAKDDSRGSGPFVNGISTYRYSLERGKKSIQVDLKNPEGIKLVKQLIDKADIVTENFSPGTMAKLGLDYEELTKTNPRLIFASCSGFGQTGPYSSRGALDVIAQGFSGFMSITGDPSGGPMRAGSSIGDTLGGTYMAMGIMSALYERELSGKGQKIDISMVESVIYNLENAIIRYSATGEVPQRVGARHPLTTPFQAFETKDGWIVVAGVRDWEAFCVILGIEELATDERFDTNPKRTENHSILEPILSNIIKQQNSDYWFEVLEGIALTGPINNIEQMVNDPHIKARNTIISLPVPGEIEKEVLVSNTPVRLSRTPAEITERAFVVGEHTREILQEWLGLNEKSTLEMEEKGIVKSSDNQFI, translated from the coding sequence ATGTCTAGTGAAAAGAAAGGACCTTTAGTAGGAATAAAGGTAATTGATTTTACTCATGTCTTAGCAGGCCCATTTGGATCAATGATACTATCTGATTTAGGTGCTGAAGTTGTAAATATAGCCAAGGTGGACGCTAAAGATGATAGTAGAGGTAGCGGACCGTTTGTAAATGGTATTAGTACCTATAGATATTCCTTAGAAAGGGGTAAAAAATCAATTCAGGTTGATCTTAAAAATCCCGAGGGGATTAAATTAGTTAAACAGTTAATTGATAAAGCAGATATAGTTACTGAAAATTTTTCACCTGGAACTATGGCTAAACTTGGTTTGGATTATGAAGAATTAACCAAAACCAATCCAAGACTTATTTTTGCTTCTTGTTCAGGATTTGGACAAACTGGCCCTTATTCCTCGAGGGGAGCTCTTGATGTAATTGCTCAAGGGTTTAGTGGTTTTATGAGTATAACTGGAGACCCTAGCGGGGGACCAATGAGAGCCGGTTCTTCAATAGGTGATACTCTTGGTGGAACATATATGGCTATGGGAATAATGTCTGCACTTTATGAAAGAGAACTTAGTGGAAAAGGTCAGAAAATTGATATTAGCATGGTTGAAAGTGTGATATATAATTTAGAAAATGCCATTATTCGATACTCAGCAACTGGAGAAGTTCCCCAAAGAGTAGGTGCAAGACATCCACTAACTACCCCCTTTCAGGCTTTTGAAACTAAAGACGGATGGATTGTGGTAGCAGGTGTCAGAGACTGGGAGGCGTTTTGTGTAATTCTTGGTATAGAAGAGCTTGCAACAGACGAAAGATTTGATACAAATCCAAAACGCACTGAAAATCATAGCATTTTAGAGCCAATTTTATCTAATATAATAAAACAACAAAATAGTGATTATTGGTTTGAAGTGCTTGAGGGTATAGCATTAACAGGACCAATTAACAATATCGAACAAATGGTTAATGATCCTCATATTAAAGCCAGAAATACTATTATTTCATTACCTGTACCTGGAGAAATTGAAAAAGAAGTCCTGGTATCTAACACTCCTGTAAGATTATCTAGAACTCCTGCTGAAATAACTGAAAGAGCGTTTGTAGTTGGAGAGCATACGAGAGAAATTTTACAAGAATGGTTGGGTTTAAACGAAAAATCCACATTAGAAATGGAAGAAAAAGGTATAGTAAAAAGTTCAGATAATCAATTCATATAA
- the ggt gene encoding gamma-glutamyltransferase has protein sequence MNVPYASRPTVYSKNGIVCSTSPLAASAGIKVLADGGNAFDAALATAAVEAITVPGMCGFGGEVFAIFYDAKTGKTQGLTSTGMAPKQATPEYYTSRGYTEMPGIGPLAASPPGELAAYEYFNTNYGTMSLADLLQPAIKYAEEGHPITPRAARVLEGAKDKLAQFPSSAKVFLKSDGSLYGEGEMFKNVDLANTLKIVAEKGIDAFYNGEIAEKIVAEFQAAGGIMDKESLANHKVEVYEPIETEYRGYTVAENRPPSQGMILLEMLNIIEGFNLSDYGHLSPEAIHLMIEAKKRVFADRNEYLADPHIEDIPLDTLISKDFADSRRDTIDPSKASVEVGPGPVIAEGTDTSYFCVIDKEGNALSFIHSLYNGFGSGFVAEGTGIVFNNRQQGFRLEEGHPNTVQPGKRPMHTLNAYIVLKDNKPFIISGTPGADFQPQGNLQIITSIIDYGLGAQEAVDAPRWYSIPGSHPPTVNDPFEVQVEPRMPESITDNLQSKGHTITWGQEGISHGIVQLICVNPETGVYAGASDPRGDGHASAL, from the coding sequence ATGAACGTTCCTTATGCATCAAGACCAACAGTTTACTCGAAAAATGGAATTGTGTGTTCCACTTCTCCATTAGCTGCTTCTGCGGGAATTAAAGTACTTGCCGATGGGGGTAATGCTTTTGATGCAGCATTAGCTACTGCTGCAGTTGAAGCGATAACAGTTCCAGGAATGTGTGGATTTGGCGGTGAAGTTTTTGCAATTTTTTATGATGCTAAAACCGGTAAGACACAGGGTTTAACTTCAACTGGTATGGCACCTAAGCAGGCAACTCCAGAATATTACACCTCAAGAGGATATACAGAGATGCCAGGTATAGGTCCACTTGCGGCTTCGCCTCCAGGTGAACTTGCAGCATATGAATATTTTAATACCAATTATGGGACTATGTCACTTGCCGATTTATTGCAACCAGCAATTAAATATGCAGAAGAAGGCCATCCGATAACTCCCAGAGCTGCTCGTGTTCTTGAAGGAGCTAAAGATAAATTAGCTCAATTTCCGTCATCAGCTAAAGTATTTTTAAAATCCGATGGATCATTATATGGCGAAGGTGAAATGTTTAAAAATGTTGATTTAGCAAACACACTGAAAATTGTTGCAGAAAAAGGTATTGATGCATTTTATAACGGAGAAATTGCTGAAAAAATAGTAGCAGAATTTCAAGCAGCTGGAGGTATCATGGATAAGGAATCTCTAGCTAACCATAAAGTTGAAGTATATGAGCCAATCGAGACTGAATATAGAGGCTATACTGTTGCAGAAAACAGACCACCATCACAGGGTATGATACTTCTCGAAATGCTAAATATAATCGAGGGGTTTAATTTGTCAGATTATGGACATTTAAGCCCAGAGGCAATTCATTTGATGATTGAAGCTAAAAAGCGAGTTTTTGCAGATAGAAACGAATATTTAGCTGATCCTCATATTGAAGATATTCCATTGGATACTCTTATTTCTAAGGATTTTGCAGATTCTAGGAGGGATACCATAGATCCTTCAAAAGCTAGCGTAGAAGTAGGACCTGGCCCAGTAATAGCTGAAGGTACTGATACCAGTTACTTTTGCGTTATTGATAAAGAAGGAAATGCCCTATCATTTATACATAGTCTTTATAATGGATTTGGTTCTGGATTTGTTGCTGAGGGTACAGGTATTGTGTTTAATAACAGACAACAAGGATTCAGATTAGAAGAAGGACACCCTAATACTGTACAGCCTGGTAAACGACCTATGCATACTCTCAATGCGTATATCGTATTAAAAGATAATAAGCCATTTATTATATCTGGTACACCAGGTGCAGATTTTCAACCACAAGGGAATTTACAAATTATTACTTCAATTATTGACTATGGTTTGGGAGCACAAGAAGCAGTTGATGCTCCACGATGGTATAGTATACCTGGGAGTCATCCACCAACAGTTAATGATCCATTTGAAGTTCAAGTTGAACCTAGGATGCCAGAGTCAATTACAGATAATTTACAGAGTAAGGGACACACTATAACTTGGGGCCAAGAGGGTATAAGTCATGGAATCGTTCAACTTATATGTGTAAATCCTGAGACTGGAGTTTATGCAGGAGCCTCTGATCCTCGTGGGGATGGTCACGCATCTGCATTATAA
- the acsA gene encoding acetate--CoA ligase → MAFEEITKPSVSNMKETPNLIDYQSTKENFDWFKDGFSGLDWLPDGGLNNAYEAVDRHVINGKGQQKALIWIGKNGDEETYTYSQFKEESDKFGQVMKNLGMQRADRVFIFMDRIPELYFAAMGILKAGGVIAPLFSAFGPDPVRDRMEDAGASFLVTTPELKSKIDTMLPDIKTLQKVIVIDKPGTANINTDDKTLLYKDLMNKVDASNFVLEPTTQYDFSIMHYTSGSTGKPKGVLHRHQAVVQQWLTGKWALDLKEGDIYFCTADPGWVTGTSYGMMAPWTNCVTQIIYEGGFGAASWYEIIQKYGVTVWYTAPTAIRLLMRAGEAVVQRYDLSSLRFIGSVGEPLNPEAVVWGNKNYKMPIHDNWWQTETGAIMCANYATTNIRPGSMGKPFPGITMGILDDQYNELGSGESGILAVRPGWPSQMFAYWQQDEMYNSRFKKGWYITGDQASIDEDGYFWFQGRADDVINTAGHLVGPFEVESALIEHEAVAEAGVIGKPDPIAMEVVKAFVTLNPDYEATDQLRRELIGFARDKLSAGVAPREIDFIDVMPKTRSGKIMRRLLKARELGLPEGDTSTLEDDG, encoded by the coding sequence ATGGCTTTTGAAGAAATAACGAAACCATCTGTATCAAATATGAAAGAAACTCCAAATCTTATTGATTACCAGTCTACTAAAGAAAATTTCGATTGGTTCAAAGATGGGTTTTCCGGCCTAGATTGGCTCCCTGATGGCGGATTAAATAATGCATATGAAGCTGTCGACAGGCATGTAATTAATGGTAAAGGGCAACAAAAAGCTTTAATCTGGATAGGTAAAAACGGTGATGAAGAAACCTACACTTATTCTCAATTCAAAGAAGAATCCGATAAATTTGGCCAAGTTATGAAAAACCTTGGTATGCAAAGAGCTGATAGGGTTTTTATATTTATGGATAGAATACCAGAACTCTATTTTGCAGCGATGGGAATACTAAAAGCTGGAGGGGTAATAGCTCCATTATTCTCAGCTTTTGGACCAGACCCTGTTAGAGATCGTATGGAAGATGCAGGAGCAAGTTTTCTTGTTACAACTCCAGAACTAAAATCAAAAATAGATACTATGCTGCCAGATATTAAAACTCTACAAAAAGTTATTGTGATAGATAAGCCTGGCACTGCAAATATTAATACTGACGATAAAACATTACTTTACAAAGATTTAATGAACAAGGTTGATGCTAGCAATTTTGTACTTGAACCAACAACCCAATATGACTTTTCAATTATGCATTACACCTCAGGTTCTACTGGGAAACCAAAAGGGGTACTTCATCGCCATCAAGCAGTTGTTCAACAATGGTTAACTGGCAAATGGGCTTTAGATCTCAAAGAAGGAGATATTTATTTTTGTACTGCTGATCCAGGATGGGTTACGGGAACCTCTTATGGGATGATGGCTCCTTGGACAAACTGCGTAACACAAATTATTTATGAAGGTGGGTTTGGTGCTGCTTCTTGGTACGAAATCATACAAAAATATGGGGTAACAGTTTGGTATACAGCCCCAACCGCTATAAGATTACTCATGAGAGCTGGAGAAGCTGTTGTTCAAAGATATGATCTTTCTTCGTTAAGATTTATTGGTTCTGTTGGGGAACCTTTAAATCCTGAAGCTGTTGTATGGGGAAATAAAAATTATAAAATGCCCATACATGATAATTGGTGGCAAACTGAAACTGGTGCAATTATGTGCGCCAATTATGCAACAACAAATATTAGACCAGGATCAATGGGGAAACCTTTTCCAGGTATAACTATGGGGATTTTAGACGATCAATATAACGAATTAGGCTCTGGGGAAAGTGGAATACTAGCTGTAAGACCAGGCTGGCCTTCTCAAATGTTTGCTTATTGGCAACAGGATGAAATGTATAACTCTCGATTCAAAAAAGGATGGTATATTACAGGAGATCAAGCTTCTATCGATGAAGATGGATATTTTTGGTTCCAAGGTAGAGCTGACGATGTTATTAATACAGCAGGCCACTTGGTAGGTCCCTTCGAAGTAGAAAGTGCACTAATTGAACATGAAGCCGTAGCTGAAGCAGGTGTCATAGGTAAACCAGACCCTATAGCTATGGAAGTTGTAAAAGCCTTTGTAACATTAAATCCGGATTATGAAGCAACTGATCAATTGAGAAGAGAATTAATAGGCTTTGCTCGAGACAAACTATCAGCAGGGGTAGCACCACGAGAAATTGACTTTATAGATGTTATGCCTAAAACAAGATCAGGCAAAATTATGCGTAGACTTCTAAAAGCTCGCGAATTAGGATTACCTGAAGGGGACACTTCAACTTTAGAAGATGATGGATAG
- a CDS encoding CoA transferase, with protein MGGPLEGVRVLDLGRYQAGPRCGLMLYRLGADVIKIEPPKGEESRTNGQHYWVQYNSGKRSLGLNLYSDEGKNILSELVKTADIFIQNFRPGVIGKIGFSYEKLKELNPKIVMVNVSAYGQFGPYKDRVGFDPIGQAISGLMTTQGTEGMDPFKCSFPLIDRITALHATIGALSALWESRISGEGQSLDVCLADTGYTTAEIPISTYLTTGAAPRRTGNGNTFTNTYQCKDGWVYLISTGPRMWKRAAEVVGKKEWIDDERYATRQGRTENAVEIEEYLSQWFSDKTRDEVINLFSPHGVPIQKINTIAEAAHDPHMRERNIIEEIDDYITDAPNVSRINAIGDIFHFSRSGYQIGHAPLPGEHSREVLSELLNLSEEELDALHAEEVI; from the coding sequence ATGGGTGGACCATTAGAAGGTGTTAGAGTACTAGATTTAGGAAGATATCAAGCAGGTCCAAGATGCGGACTGATGCTTTATAGACTTGGTGCAGATGTCATAAAGATAGAACCCCCAAAAGGTGAAGAAAGTAGAACTAATGGCCAACACTACTGGGTGCAATATAACAGCGGTAAACGGAGCCTAGGGCTGAATTTGTATTCAGATGAAGGAAAAAATATCCTCTCAGAATTAGTAAAAACAGCAGACATATTTATTCAAAACTTTAGACCAGGTGTAATTGGAAAAATTGGCTTTTCATACGAAAAGTTAAAAGAATTAAACCCTAAAATAGTCATGGTAAATGTTTCAGCCTATGGGCAATTTGGACCATATAAAGACCGAGTGGGTTTTGATCCCATAGGACAAGCTATTAGTGGTTTAATGACAACGCAAGGTACAGAAGGAATGGATCCATTTAAGTGTTCCTTCCCTCTTATTGATAGAATAACAGCCTTACATGCAACTATTGGAGCTCTATCTGCTTTATGGGAATCACGAATTTCTGGTGAAGGACAAAGTTTAGATGTTTGTTTAGCAGATACAGGCTATACAACTGCAGAAATTCCAATATCTACATACTTAACAACAGGCGCAGCACCAAGAAGAACAGGTAATGGCAATACTTTTACTAACACTTATCAATGTAAAGATGGATGGGTGTATCTTATTTCTACTGGCCCCAGAATGTGGAAAAGAGCTGCAGAAGTTGTAGGCAAAAAAGAATGGATAGATGATGAACGATATGCTACACGGCAAGGAAGAACAGAAAATGCCGTAGAAATAGAAGAGTATTTATCTCAATGGTTTTCTGATAAAACTCGTGATGAAGTTATAAATCTTTTCTCCCCTCACGGTGTTCCAATACAAAAAATTAATACTATTGCTGAAGCAGCACATGATCCCCATATGAGAGAAAGAAATATTATTGAAGAAATTGACGATTATATTACTGACGCCCCTAATGTGAGCCGAATTAATGCTATTGGTGACATATTTCATTTCAGTAGAAGTGGATATCAAATTGGACACGCTCCTCTACCGGGAGAACACTCTAGAGAGGTTTTATCGGAACTTCTCAATCTTTCAGAAGAAGAATTAGACGCTCTTCATGCTGAAGAAGTAATCTAA